One Balaenoptera acutorostrata chromosome 5, mBalAcu1.1, whole genome shotgun sequence genomic window, acatTAACATTTATAGAGTTATcaattacaaatatttaaagtttttaattagtttaacttataatatggtaaatattataACTCACCTAAACAAAAGTTCTTTGAGGTCCacagtaatttttaagagtgaaGAGATCGTTGAGAaccaaaagtttgagaaccatttgCTTTAGAGCAAAGTAAACGACACCATAGGAGAGTAAAAAGAACAAACCATAATGTAAGACATTCTCTAGTAAAACTGATGACCTGGCCTCTTCAAAAAGTCAGtgtcattattttaaacaatgaGGGAAAGGGCTGCTATAAATTTTAAGAGACATAGCCATCAAGAATAACACAGacgggactcccctggtggcgcagtggataagactccgtgctcccaatgcagggggcctgcgttcaatccctggtcagggaactagatcccacatgcatgctgcaactaagagctcgcatgccacaactaaggagcctgcctgccgcaactaagacctggtgagaccaaataaatattaaaaaaaaaaaaaaaaaaagaataacagacAAATTAGCTCCTAATTTGAacatacaaactgtaaaaagaCATTTTGGACTCACTAGAGGAAATTCAGTACAAACTAAGTATTAGGTGATAACAAGGAATTTTTATAGttatgtataaaaatgttcatatgtTTAAAGATGCATAAGAATATAGAAATGATGTGACAGCTGGAATTAACTTTAAAATGCTTAAGTAGATAGAGATAAATAGAGCAAGTGTAGCAAAAATTTAGGTAATTGTATAAACTGAAGAGTGGATAGAAGGAATCATtctatatttttgcatttttgaaaggtatctcaattaaatttcttttttaagaaagagcAAGTCATCTTCCCAGAGGCTTTAACTGATCATTTATTCCAACATAGTAACCTCTTCCCACCTGCCATTGTTATTATTCTGTTCTGtcactgtgttttattttcattgtaaggCCTTACCACCttgtgaaattaatattttattgacttttcttTGTTCTACTAGAATGTAAATTACATGAGAGCAGGAACATTTTCTGTTTTGCTCCCTACTGTTTCCTTTGTGCCGTTTAGAAAAATGACTGGCATATTATAACCATGcaataaatattaatcaaatgaATGAACTGTAAAGCTATGCACTGATCTTTTATTTATCCACCCAGAAGTAACTGCTTCGGTTTTCAATCCTTCCAAATCATTTTCTGGAAAAACATACTcaacacacacacttacacagtCTCACTCTCTCTTCCCAGAGCTCATTCCCACAAATCATTCATTATATAATCCTCtataagttgtatttttaaaatatttttaaacatccatATGTTACTGTTTTTCTGCAGATCCATTTTAATACTTAAATTGATCTACTTAGCTGAATAGTATTCAATTTTCTGGAAGGATCACATTATATTTAATTCTGTATCTTCAGATATATAAGTGAACATGCTTGAGCTGAGATTTTGCGGTCAGTCTTAATTTTCACCTTAGGAcatattcctagaagtgaaattgctgcaTAAAACAACATGCATGAAGCTGTTAGAAGTGAAGATAGTGGAGGTAGGTGTAAGTTAGTGACCAGAGGAGATATGATGGGGGGCTTCTGGGTTGATGGTGGTGATCCAGGTGCTGTTTACATCAAaatgttcagtttgtgaaaattcattaaaTTGTGTAGTTAGGTTCATTCTTGTTATGaatgttatatttcaataaaaagatttttaaaactcataaaTCACTTTTAGCTGAGCATGTTAAGGGCTAGCAAATCTAAAGTCTTCCAATATGATGTTGTAATAAGTATACATCccacattttaaatgtttggttgaaACTTAAACTTACAGAATACACAGTATAATACATGGGATAAAAAAGagagtgtgtttttaaaaatatttttcaaggtaTTGACTTGAAGCCTTTTGAAACTTTGCTTTAGTTCAGTATTTGTAGGAataactgaagaaagaaaaaaagaactgcaatGAAATTCTAAAATGGCATATGGTGGAAGTGCTGAAACCTTGTTTAATTTTACCAGTAATATTTCCTAATTAAATttagtattattaatttttacatccTAAATTTACTATAAGAACTTCACTCTGATTTATTTTGTCCCTTGTCATTATTAGTAAATAGTAGGTGAGTGAATTCTATGGGATTTCAGCTATGTATGTACTAAATAAAAACACATCAAGAAAGCAATAactcttcccttttaaaaaagtatttgatgTGCAGAGGAAGgcaaatgaaggaaggaagaaccaATGTTAAAGCTTAATTGATGTGTTACTCTGATATTATTTCCTCCATGACCCTGAAACTTTAACTCAATGGTTAAACAAgtaacaaaaacaattttaaaataaaatttggataAACCCAAGTGATTGCTTTTACACTTTGGTATTATTTTGTTAATAAGTTTGTGGGGTTTCTTCATGAATATATGCTCATTATGGCAAACTTGGGGAAAGCAGAAAATTAGCGAGATTATATtaagtgtgtattttatatatatttgtgctTATCAGTAATACTGAAATCTTTGGTATATCTTTGTATATAAAACCACTTAAATGTTAAATACTATTTTCTTAAGACAGATGCCTAGAGGAGTGTgaacatttttaagatttttgataGCATATTACTAGATTATTTAGAAAAGCATTTGTTCCTAAACTGGTAATGTGTGATGGTAGCAAATTTATTGCGTCATTACCAACATTGtaacttgactttttaaaacattacacAGATTAGAATTGTAGTTGAATACAGAGTCTGGAATAACTGCCTGAGTTTGAATGGCATATCACTACTTACAGTTATCTTGGGCAAGATAATTAAAACCTCTTTTGCTTTCagttttatcattaaaaattgcaaataaataaaacctatttATATATTGGGTTGTGTGAGCCATAAGTGGGGTTAAGACATATAATGCTCTTAGAGTGGTGTTCTGCACACTATAAAAATGTtatggttttatatatttagatttttatataaGCTCTGTTTTCTAGAAATCagttaaatataaatgattaatATTTGAAATCAGGGGAATCTCCTAGAGAGTACAGTAGGGAAAAACAAGAGCTGAAGGCTGACTAGAACAATACATTGAGGGGCTAAAAGAAAGACAGGAGCACCCATTTAAGGAGAGAGATAAGAGGTGATCAAAGACATAAAGTAGAAATAGTATTAAGGTATTTACCAAAACTATTAACATAGGTTTGCCTCAAACATCATGAAATGTTACATTGCATTGATTTGGATGAAAGTTTTATTGCTAGTGATTAGTGTTATTATGAAATTTAATTTGGAATATTTTCCCCTTGTCCAAACAACAAAATGTATGTGAtattttgtcattaaaattcaCTTGCCTTCATGTACTGAATCTTATTGATATTTACATCTTTAATATTGATGATAGGTAATGTGTTTTTGAAGGTCTTTTAACTCATGTTCATACTCAGGTATGGACTGAGCTTGATGAATTTGTCTTGTATAGCAACCGGAGACCAATAATATTGTGAGGagttaataaatatgtttttaatatatttaatattcatatttaatttagTGGTTAGTGATCATCAACTTgacatttctaaagaaaaatctGTTATTATTAGAGCCTAACGAATATAGAAATTGATGATTAAAAATCATTCTCAGCCTCTTTAACTGAACTGGAGTTTCTCTTTGTGTGAAGCTAACTTCTCTCCCATATAGATATCAACTTTTTGACTGTGCTGCCATTTTCTGACTAGCTGAACAAAGTTCATTGATTTCATGATTATTTTGTCAGTCAGGGTCTGCAGTATGCAGTGCTGTATGCTTAGGATTGGTGTGACAGAATTGAGCAAGTCATTGATGAGTCAGTGAATTGGTCTTTATTGAGGTACTATTGCTTTCAGGCCCTTGCTTAGAAGTGAGTCTTGTGAGAAAATCAGCTAAGTAAGTATACTTAATTAGATATAAATCGTAAATAGATTCTAAACATAGTTACTAAATCCCCACAGTACCATTGGGCTTCAGGTGCTAAACTAGGCAAATTATAATAACACATCATAAATACAGTATAGAAGAATACGAAGGGTGCTATGGGAATATGAAAGAAGGCTGGGGAAAAATTAGGAAAACCTTCTTTGAGGGGATGATCCGGAAGGATGTGTTAAAGTTAGCCAGGCCAAGAGAGCATAGAGCATACTTTGAAGAATGGACAGAGGCAGGTAAGAGATGAGAAAGAATGGTGTCCTTGGAGGAGTGAAAGACAATTCTATATTATGAGGGTTGTATTTGTCTGCTTTTAATAGATTCTTCATCAGGAATTTGCAGGGGAATACAGAGCTGAGAATAATTTGTAAACAGAAATCCAAATCTTGGTTTTGGAAtgcaaattctaaaaaaaattaacccaaTAAAATGTTGATACTCAAGAAATTGCTTAATTTGGTCATGGTTTCAATTTTCCAAACACCAGTCCATTTTTAAAGTTATCTGGTAGTGTCATGTAGACAATTACCTGACCTTGTTGGTAGATTACATAAGCCTCTCTTTAAgtctatacctttttttttttttttaaactttgggtttatttatttatttatttttatggctgtgttgggtcttcgtttctgtgtgagggctttctctagttgcggcaagcgagggccactcttcatcgcggtgcgcgggcctctcactatcgcagcctctcttgttgcggagcacaggctccagacgcgcaggctcagtaattgtggctcacgggcccagttgctccgtggcatgtgggatcttcccagaccagggctcgaacccgtatcctctgcattggcaggcagattctcaaccactgcgccaccagggaagcccaattctatACCTTTTGCACTAGTGTTTGCTGAGAAATAATTAAATCGTGTTGTTAATGCTCGGTCTACAACCAGTAAATGGAAAcaatctgtttttattatttggaaaattttcttaTAGACAATAAAATGCAGTGTAATAATCATGTTCCTGTCACCCAGAACTAATAAATGTGTTATTTGATCATATTTGCTTCTAATATGTTTTCTCTCGAGGAACTATCACATCCTTTTGTTTCTCCTTGAAAGCAACTTCTGACAATACCTATTTATGCATCTCTAAGCAAAATAGTTTTATGTGCTTTAGAGATTCACATAAATGCATACCAAATGCATTCATGTTCATTTACTCCTGCAACTTGCTCTTCTTACTCATcagattagcaaaaattaaaaatctcaaCAACACCAAGTGTTGTCAAggttatggaaaaaaattttagtaatatCTACAGAAGTTCAAAATGTATACACTTCTGTCCAGCACTTACACTCCTAGGTGTGCAGTAGAAAAATTCTTATACGTGAACACAAGAAAACATTTAGAAGGATTTTCGCTTCAGAATtgtttgtaatagtgaaaaactaaaacagCCTAAGTACCTACCAATAGGTGAATGGTAAATAAATTTCAGTCTCTCCTTCTGTCTTCTACTTATTTTTGTGTTGCCCTGAAGCATTAAGCATGATAAGTGCTTACTTTTTATCCATCAAGTTAATTAttagtactttaaaaatgtatacacacaaaaCAATCTGGTTATGATGTGATATCTCCATTGTGAAGAAGTGATGCTGATAGATGCAAATCAGCAGCAGGGGCAAGAAAATGCCCTTTTTTgccatttctgattttttctttttcttaatcctAGTTCCCAAGCTATTTCTCCCCTCttcttactgtttttgttttttctatttcagatAATCCTAGGGGTTACTCTTTATGATTTTTCTAGCTCTTGAGCCACAGCCTTTATGATGGAAAAAGGAATCATGATACCAGCAAAATACTTTAATATAGGTGACAAAACCACTAACAGAAAGTGAGATTTTTTTGTAGATAACATGGGCAGCCTAGGTATGGAGAATGGGTtatggaaaaaagataaaagcattTCTCACCTGGGCCACTGTTTAGAGTTCCTAAAGAAGAAGAATCAGGAATATAGGCCTGATTTGGGTAGTTCTCTTATAGATGGAACAGGGCTTAAGTCTAGCTCATCCTCAAGACTGAAATTAGCTATCAAACCATCAATCAAGGAGTGGTCCAAAAAGGACAGGAATACCTTTACTGTCCTAGCTAGGGAGCTACAGCCTAGTTTGCATAGTTAAtgtaaaggagagagagaaggagttcTCTGCACCTCCTTATTTATGGTTTGTGGAGTAGTTAACCTGAAATCGACCATATCAAAAGTCTAAAATTTAGAACTGgagaaattcattaatttattctgtAACATTGACAAGGAGTAACACACTTATGAAGAGTGTATTTTACATGCTATAAACTACATAAAACGAGCAGAATCAGAACGAGTGAATTCAGTGATAAATCTGAATTATGGACTAGGTAGTAATGACTTTTGAAGATGGTCTTATAAGaccttaaaaatagtaaaattttaagtgctgaagaagagaaatgagataGTAAAGGAGAAGACAACATTCATTTCTCTATTTTAGTAGGTTATAGCACTCTACTTTTGTTTATGAAATACAAATGAGTAAGTCAGGATTCCTGACCTTGAGGAATTCAGTCTCATGGAAGAAAAAGATACGTAAATCAAAAATTGCATGAGAGTGTCGTAAGTGTTATAGGATGCTGTTGACAAGGTGAACACTAAGATTCTACTCGGAGGGATCTGGATCTTTAAAGATGAGGCGTTTGGCAAGTTGAAAAGTGgaaagagcattctaggcagagggaaccatGCCCTGCAGTTTGAGAGACCTGACACCACATAGCATGTTTGAGGAACTGCAAGTGGTTTAGATGCACAGGAAGTGTGATGGTTGAGATGAGTTGTTGACTAAGCCTAAGATTGGGCTGGATGGATAAACTGGGGCAAGATacttcatttaataattttttagggTAGTTATGTACCATGTACTTTATTTGTCCAGTCTCCCTTTTTATCCTTTCAATCTAGGCATTCTAACCTCTAGCAATAACTGAATTCCTTCCAGTTCCTCTCAATTcttttaagcaaatatttactgaacacttattatgtgccagccaCTATTGTAGGCAGTGGGGATAcatcagtaaataaaatagacatgaTCTCTGCCTTCACATAGCTTATAGTCTGGTGGCTAACACTAGTAAGGCTAATAAGCAACTAGAATATAGCCTGCTAAATGCTAAATACTCTAGGTAAGTGTTGCAAGTATAGGAACCTAGAATAATGACAACCAAGTTCAAGTTGTGTCATGAATGACTGAACGATGAGTAAGATTTGGTGAATATTAGGATGAGTGTGGGGATAGAAGAAGGAGAGGATTAAGAGACTTCTAGGCAGAGGAAACTAATTGAAAGTGTGAAAGCCTAGAGGTGAGAAATAGCATAGCACTTTCCCAACAGGTGTCCCTGTTCCCCCCTTAGCCCCTTGCAGTCCATTCTCCCCACAGCAGATTgatcctttaaaaacataaattaaaattgtgCCAGATTTATGCTTAGAATCCTCCAGTGGTTTCttgtctttcaaaataaaatttcttaccGTGGCCTACAAGGCCCTGTGTGACCTGCCTGATTTCTGATTTCATCTCTCACAGTCTGCTTACTCCACTCTAGTCACCCTGGCCTCTTTGCTGTTCCTTAAACATTCCAGATATGATTCCATATCATAGCCTTTGCACAAACTGATCCTTCTACAAGCTTTCCCCAAGATAATCTGCTTGGTTGGTACCGTCACTTTGTTCAGGACTCTGTTCAAGTCCAAGAGGCCTTTACTAATAATACCTGATAAAATAGCAGCTGCCTTAGTACTACCCTCATTACTCTTATCAGctcactctgctttatttttcctaagtAGCACTGATCATCAACCTGAAATATGGTTGTTGTGAGTGGTGGTGGTGTATGAATTATCTAACTAGATCACAAGCACCGTGAGGATAGGTACTTTGTATACCTTTTTTTTACTGCTGGTCTCCAAGTTCCTAAAACAGTGCTTTGcacataattaaattatttttaaacctagttgaattttttagtatattttttaaacatgggttttcttaaaattatttcttgtagctttaattttcaattttttagctATCTGTAGACATATTCCCAGTATGTATTGCTGTGTTTTAAAttcatagtttatttttattctttttgattttgaAGTTTATCAGATTAACAACATATCTGAATCATTGAAGCTTCATCTTTGTAAATTCAAcattataatagtaataaaaataactacattttaGTAACAAATAGATAAGCAGTTGTTTTCTAacagtttatttttcctaaaatgttATATTGTTGTGTCTTCATCCAATCACAGATATAACCACAATACATTACATAGGCAGTGATTCAACCGTTGtacatttcagttatttaaaacaggaaaattttaTGCTGAGTTCTAAAAACTAGATTGGTTGTACATAGAGTCACAGATTACCTAAAGTATGTGTCCCACATATTACTAGTCCTAGTAAATGCTAAGTATCGCTCTCTTATTCATCATCATATTTTCTatgctttctgttttgttcagcGTACATTATTCCTACTTTCCCAAAGCATCATCTGGGCAGCCTTGAATAGGAAGCAGTCATGTTTCTATTGAATGAGCAGTCAATGGCTGTTCACTGCAGAACAGTGGAAAAGGTGACCAAGGGtggattttaaacattttatatctaGTCTCTTTGTTTCTTCATATCACTTGGCAGTGCCAGctccttctctgttcttttttcctatGTAGTGCCTTCCCAGTCATGTATTGTTGCTAAAACCACAAGACGAGTTGGTGATGGCCATGTGTCAGATACAAGTGTTAATTTTTAGGTCATGAATTAGTAGATCATCAAAAtatgaaatgttaaaatgttaaggATTACCTGTCACAAATATAAAGTTTTTTCTCTTGCAAAAATTATAGGGGATGGAGTGTTAGATCTCTCTACAAAGAAAACCAGCATAAAATCTGAAGAGTCATCCATATGTGATCCTTCTTCTGAAAATTCAATGGCTGGGTAAGCAATATCtaggaaatataatttaatattaatataaaattatggaGAGAACTCTTAATACTACTCTGAATAGATTGAcatatatagttttcttccagaatttttgtcactCATAAGTGTGTGTCTCTCATATCTTTCatttgtcctttctctttcttttttattctttctgttaaaGAAAAGTTATCAGAACAATCACCAAACTTTAGTTCATGTTACTAAAATGAACTACCAAATTAATCATAGAATACAAACTAAGAAGCAGGACGagtaaagagaattttaaattcaatATTTAGGAGgcaattttaaggaaaatatgtaatttcactatttaatttttttaaacaatcaaccAGTTTTAAAAGTACTATACTTACTAATTCTTATAACTAACTTAACagtgtttagatttttttcattgtgttcTAGGTGTGGTGGCAGACTACTTTACCTAGTAATCACCACAAAAAATCCTTTCATGCTTTAAAAGCtgttgttaaattaattaaatagttaATAGTGAAATGCTGTTCTGTtggatttttggattttttttttttttttggtaacttttgcatcttcccattaACAAACTGCATAGGAAGCTTTTTAGTAACATTTAAATCTCAGATGTAGAGTGTAATCTGTTTCAACTAAGGCTGTTAATAGCTTTTTGAGTCATGAGGTATAGTGAGCTTTCTGTTTAAGAAACTTTAAAAGTTACAGTTTGAAATACAGtttgaaatacatttgaaatagaAATAACATGTACAAAATCTAAAAGTATTTTACCCAAATATAACTTATCTACTTGTTTCAGATTTTAAGTTTTTATCTAGAGAAAAATTAATCTTGTGGAAATATGGGGTATTTGTGTTTGGAAATATTCTTGCTGCTACAAATTTCCTTTAAAGGGGTTGACTCTTTTATTACTTGTTTAGCGGTAACGTCACTTTTCTACTAACAAAAACTCCTTTAGGATTTGGGTATTTTATATAATGGAACtctaattgtaaaaaaaattataagtgttGCTCTGCAAGCACCTGTCAGAGGAATAGCAACATCATGagaatatttttacaaatacTGAGTTAGGATTTTATGTTCTTGGAAGGTCTGCCCGTTGAGGCCACCGTATGATTGACACATTGTCCTACCAGGACTATAGCGTTTGCTTTGATAAGGAGCAACTACTACATCTCACAGACTTAAAAGAGTCATAAGCAGTGATGTTACCTAAGCAAGGAGTATAATAAAGGAGTGGACCCTCCCCTTCCATAGCTGTGTGAGAGTCTCTCATGCATCAGTTTACCATCGTTTCATTCCATCCATCCAGGAGACTACACAGAAACAGAGAGGACTATGTGGAAAGAAGTGCTGAGTTTGCAGATGGTTTGCTCTCAAAAGCTTTGAAAGACATTCAGTCTGGAGCACTGGACATAAATAAAGCAGGCATACTTTATGGCATACCTCAAAAAACTTTACTTCTCCACTTAGAAGCCTTACCAGCAGGGAAGCctgcatcttttaaaaacaaaactcgaGATTTCAATGATAGTTACTCATATAAAGACAGTAAAGAAACTTGTGCAGTGCTGCAAAAAGTAGCCTTGTGGGCGAGAGCTCAAGCAGAGCGCACAGAAAAAAGTAAACTCAATCTACTTGAAACCTCAGAATTAAAATTCCCAACAGCTTCCAGTTACCTCCATCAGTTAACTCTACAGAAAATGGTtactcaatttaaagaaaaaaatgaaagcctaCAATATGAAACCCATCCTACTGTACAGTTAAAAATTCCTCAGCTACGAGTAAGTTCTGTTTCAAAACCACAACCTGATGGTCCTGGTCTGCTGGATGTTATGTATCAAGTTTCCAAAACCTCTCCAGTCCTGGAAGGATCAGCTCtccaaaaactgaaaaatatactccctaaacagaacaaaatagaATGTTCTGGGCCCGTAACTCACTCAAGTGTTGACTCTTATTTTCTACATGGGGACCTCTCTCCTTTGTGTCTTAATTCTAAAAATGGAACAGTTGATGGAACCTCTGAAAATACTGAAGATGGGTTGGATCGAAAAGATAATAAGCAGCCCAGGAAAAAACGTGGCCGTTATCGGCAATATGATCATGAAATAATGGAAGAGGCTATTGCAATGGTAATGAGCGGAAAAATGAGTGTTTCCAAAGCACAAGGAATTTATGGGGTACCTCACAGCACTTTAGAATACAAGGTAAAAGAAAGATCTGGAACACTGAAGACTCCTCCGAAGAAGAAACTCCGATTACCAGACACTGGGTTATATAATGTGACAGATTCAGGGACTGGCAGCTGCAAAAACAGCGGCAAGCCTGTGTAGATTACTTGTTAGGAAAAcgtgtgtatgtacgtgtgtgtgtgtgcgtgtgtgtgtgcgtgtttgcgtgtgtgtgtatgtgcacaagtgtgtatttgtgtgtctgtATACACACATGTGGGAATCACAGATGCTCACTCTGACAGGAGACATGACATTTTACAGTTCAAAAACCACTTACATgccttttgaaaaaaaagttttattcagGGTTTTCACTGTGGACAGAACTATATAGTTGCTTACTTAATTCTGATAGTTTGTATTTAATCCTTGTATAAATAGGTGAAAAAGATTCAGGTTTTCTTTAGTAGTCAATAGCATAAAGCATTGTGGGAAAACAAGTAATTGTCAagtgaaacatttttattggtgGAAGACCACTCCAGCCATTCAGTTGAACCATCTtataatggaaatatattaatagttTGTAAACATTTTTGCATAGCATACTTACATTTGTTGTAAGTATATCAAACAACCAATCAAAGTTTAAACAGACAGCTATCTCCacactaataaaaattaatatatacagTATTAGTACACTACAGTGCATTCTATGAAATATGAAATGCACTCAAGTGCATCCAccaggaatagaaaagaaaaccttaaatGATATGTAtaatgaaatttaatatttatcatttaataGTTGATTTAGCAGGAAGTTGGGGTTTATAaggtatatactttaaaaaaaactgacacATAGTTAACCCCAGCAGCTATAGAGTCCTTTAATGTAAGATGGAATACTAAGaacaaaaagtaatttaaatttaattattaaaataatttaattttgtttttcatttgaaaaataagctAATGTGTAAGGTTAGAAAAGAAAGTTGGAATGCAACTTAGAGCATGTTTATAATGTGCACAGAAAAAGCTTGAGAATGATAATTTTGGTTTAAATGTGCTGGTTAGTTGATGTTATGACTACTTTAAATTTTAAGGATTGTGACACACTCCTACTATTGAAAAACCTCAGTGTAACTTTAATATATTTGCTGCTGTgacatttcaaaacattttcagtttATCAAAATGAATTACAGATTTCATTTTGGTGGGCGATACATTATCATTTTGCTAATAACCAAATTTGCAGTTTGTTCAGGGTCTTGAATAGATTTACAGATATTTAACACTGAAGCTGTTTTGAACTTTCAGTAATGTAAACTCTCTACTAATTGGGTAGTTAGAAGCTGGGCAGTGCATTTTAACTTTTACTAGACTCATAAGAGAGACCAGTAATTTTATATAGCAGTTTCAAAATGTGGTTCAGAGTATCCATGTTGGATTTATGAAGTATGCAGTTTTAGTGGTAAAATGTTATAAAGCATGTGCCTCCATAGAAAGAATGGGGATTTGCTTCATAAATTCAGAATTCTTCGAGTGCCCCTTTTCTCTATTAAAATTCAGGTTCTGATCGTTTTTTCTAAGCCAGTTTTCCTAAGTCCAAAAGGAATACTTaaagctgaatttaaaaaaataagtgcacCTTGTCAAATACATGTGTTTTTAcacttgtgtttgtgtgtatctaATAATCACATATACATGTAATACTAaagaaattttcagctattacatttaaaaactgcttaCATATCTTTAAGGAAACTGAAGAGTGGGAAACTACACAACCGAGTAGTTATTTGGTCTCTTAGATCCATACTGAACCCTCTTCAGCTATTAATGTTACCTGCAT contains:
- the LCORL gene encoding ligand-dependent nuclear receptor corepressor-like protein isoform X3; protein product: MDKGRERMAAAAAAAAAAAAAAAAQCRSPRCAAERRGFRRELDSWRHRLMHCVGFESILEGLYGPRLRRDLSLFEDCEPEELTDWSMDEKCSFCNLQREAVSDCIPSLDSSQSTPTEELSSQGQSNTEKIECQAENYLNALFRKKDLPQNCDPNIPLVAQELMKKMIRQFAIEYISKSGKIQENRNGSIGPSLICKSIQMNQAENSLQEEQEGPLDLTVNRMQEQNTQQGDGVLDLSTKKTSIKSEESSICDPSSENSMAGRLHRNREDYVERSAEFADGLLSKALKDIQSGALDINKAGILYGIPQKTLLLHLEALPAGKPASFKNKTRDFNDSYSYKDSKETCAVLQKVALWARAQAERTEKSKLNLLETSELKFPTASSYLHQLTLQKMVTQFKEKNESLQYETHPTVQLKIPQLRVSSVSKPQPDGPGLLDVMYQVSKTSPVLEGSALQKLKNILPKQNKIECSGPVTHSSVDSYFLHGDLSPLCLNSKNGTVDGTSENTEDGLDRKDNKQPRKKRGRYRQYDHEIMEEAIAMVMSGKMSVSKAQGIYGVPHSTLEYKVKERSGTLKTPPKKKLRLPDTGLYNVTDSGTGSCKNSGKPV